The Chloracidobacterium sp. genome includes a window with the following:
- a CDS encoding ribonuclease HI produces MQLPQVRLVCDGSSLGNGREEAAAAAAALLTYVGAKGATRKLVVEYLGPATNQQAEIVAACIGLEALTRPCQVEVVTDSRYVVETMTGGFRRKANHAFWERLDRAAAPHHVTWTWTPGHAGHPEQEACDQAARRTAECRGCDEAFLARLLARLAGHTPQTAA; encoded by the coding sequence ATGCAGCTTCCACAGGTGCGGCTTGTGTGCGACGGATCAAGCCTTGGCAACGGTCGTGAGGAAGCAGCGGCAGCGGCTGCGGCGCTGCTGACATACGTTGGAGCGAAAGGCGCAACACGCAAGCTGGTCGTCGAATACTTGGGACCGGCGACGAACCAGCAGGCGGAGATCGTCGCCGCCTGCATCGGGTTGGAGGCGCTGACTCGTCCGTGCCAAGTGGAGGTCGTGACGGATTCGCGTTACGTCGTGGAAACGATGACAGGCGGCTTTCGGCGCAAGGCCAACCATGCCTTCTGGGAACGATTAGACCGCGCCGCCGCGCCGCACCATGTGACTTGGACTTGGACGCCGGGCCATGCCGGTCACCCGGAGCAGGAAGCCTGCGACCAAGCCGCCCGCCGAACGGCTGAATGTCGTGGTTGTGATGAGGCGTTTCTAGCGCGCTTGCTAGCACGTTTGGCGGGTCACACGCCGCAAACTGCTGCGTAG
- a CDS encoding type II secretion system GspH family protein has protein sequence MLSPKRFFALGRLRRRAAGFSLVELLVVAGILAIVMAAVMGTLTLALRTTRDNSALVEANNNVRAVVNFIKNDLDNVGELPLTSVFFATPNPNPFLGAPAVYVRGGFLASRGFPIGNISALLPPDRIGNINPRLDVVTSLPVQCDVLSPIQAWTAATNGAAAVGTFAAPNIIANQGYVPNDDTPNDPNDVIPAATRYPNLRIYPGACDRTEVGTAYGNGSHQLITLQVNPVPVALRVSVPDPANPGGTIIQKQIFPVEATFSAKTRFSGSDLILEPEEFGGNLRPDRVAPNVVTTNPFVNPDDRLLAPRLRPFVDTLLLTYQYSYQSLGGGTNAAVLCVLGLVTGISGNNIILAANDLAGINPQNWRSIIQEGVSVTITRMRLSHYFIGWNGENTPPILFCRQGGLLAPLAFDIENFRLRFMVSDEERLRRLTGQDTPTPVRGVMYYTNDIGGRLPVNPPSPPAPPNLPPADDNPSIIPRSPLTTKMQVRMVEITVYGRTSERNPALIRADAAIPDAFNRGYFHVSERTSIGLRNLVPR, from the coding sequence ATGCTCTCTCCCAAACGTTTCTTTGCCCTTGGACGTTTACGTCGTCGGGCAGCCGGTTTCTCATTGGTTGAACTCTTGGTCGTCGCCGGCATTCTTGCCATCGTCATGGCGGCCGTAATGGGGACGTTGACCTTGGCGCTACGCACCACTCGCGACAACTCTGCGCTGGTTGAAGCCAACAACAATGTGCGGGCTGTCGTGAACTTTATCAAGAATGACCTCGACAATGTGGGTGAGCTACCGCTGACGAGCGTCTTTTTCGCCACTCCAAACCCCAATCCGTTTCTTGGCGCCCCGGCCGTCTATGTCCGGGGCGGCTTTCTAGCCAGTCGCGGTTTTCCGATTGGTAACATTTCTGCTTTACTTCCTCCGGACCGCATCGGGAATATTAATCCACGACTCGATGTTGTGACCTCGCTTCCAGTACAGTGCGATGTTCTGTCGCCGATTCAAGCTTGGACGGCAGCGACCAACGGCGCTGCAGCAGTTGGCACATTTGCAGCCCCGAACATTATTGCCAACCAGGGTTACGTCCCAAACGACGATACACCAAATGACCCGAACGATGTGATCCCGGCCGCCACGCGCTATCCCAACCTGCGCATCTATCCCGGCGCGTGCGACCGAACCGAAGTTGGTACGGCTTACGGCAATGGCAGCCACCAGCTCATTACCCTGCAAGTTAATCCCGTCCCAGTGGCGCTGCGCGTCTCTGTGCCTGATCCCGCCAATCCCGGCGGCACAATCATCCAAAAACAAATTTTTCCCGTTGAAGCCACGTTTTCGGCAAAGACGAGATTTTCCGGCTCAGACCTCATTCTTGAGCCGGAAGAGTTTGGCGGTAACCTTAGGCCAGACCGTGTTGCGCCTAATGTCGTCACTACCAACCCCTTTGTTAACCCAGATGACCGGCTGCTGGCGCCACGCCTGCGTCCCTTTGTGGATACGTTGTTGCTGACCTATCAGTACAGCTACCAGTCGTTGGGCGGCGGAACAAACGCAGCCGTACTTTGCGTCTTAGGGCTGGTCACAGGAATTAGCGGTAACAACATTATACTAGCGGCCAACGACTTGGCGGGCATCAATCCCCAAAACTGGAGGTCAATCATTCAAGAGGGCGTGTCAGTGACGATTACACGCATGCGGCTGTCGCACTACTTCATTGGGTGGAACGGTGAAAACACGCCGCCAATTCTGTTTTGTCGGCAGGGTGGGCTGCTGGCGCCGCTTGCTTTTGACATCGAAAATTTCCGACTGCGCTTCATGGTGAGTGATGAGGAGCGGCTGCGGCGGCTAACCGGTCAAGATACCCCTACCCCTGTACGAGGCGTTATGTACTACACCAATGATATTGGCGGTCGCCTCCCAGTTAATCCTCCAAGTCCTCCAGCTCCGCCGAACTTACCTCCTGCGGATGATAATCCTTCAATCATTCCCCGGTCACCACTCACCACTAAAATGCAGGTTCGAATGGTAGAGATCACCGTGTACGGACGCACCAGTGAGCGCAATCCGGCACTGATTAGGGCAGATGCCGCCATTCCCGACGCCTTCAATCGCGGTTATTTCCACGTCAGCGAAAGAACCTCTATCGGACTGCGCAACCTTGTACCCCGGTAA
- a CDS encoding prepilin-type N-terminal cleavage/methylation domain-containing protein, giving the protein MPQRFRRFGHPERGYSLIEIIVVAAIIGILAAISGIFVISYRRIIAADTAASDLAAAIRETRARAMAQRNTYQMILFRREGANSDGYVVIRYVNTARNVMANETPYETTATVVSRTELPPDYRFRRFEETGTGVFTPPATILGLPELSFTTNNFSFLEERGVDLGMSGQSAILTFKSDGMITSTPPNADPTSNFKNVPFNGVIFLSNTLGDARARSLRARALTLFGLTGRVTMWKNAARGASQGVWVSGSREATS; this is encoded by the coding sequence ATGCCACAGCGTTTTCGCCGATTCGGTCACCCCGAACGAGGCTACTCCCTGATCGAGATCATTGTTGTTGCGGCGATCATCGGGATTCTCGCAGCGATTTCGGGCATCTTTGTCATCTCCTACCGCAGGATAATTGCAGCGGACACTGCCGCGAGTGACTTGGCGGCAGCGATTCGTGAAACCCGCGCCCGCGCGATGGCGCAACGCAACACCTACCAGATGATTCTTTTTCGTCGGGAGGGCGCGAACTCAGACGGCTACGTCGTCATACGCTATGTCAACACGGCCCGCAATGTAATGGCGAACGAGACGCCTTATGAAACGACGGCGACGGTGGTAAGCCGCACCGAGTTGCCACCGGACTATCGTTTTCGGCGCTTCGAAGAGACCGGTACCGGCGTCTTCACCCCGCCTGCCACGATTTTGGGTCTGCCGGAGCTGTCGTTTACTACCAACAACTTCTCTTTCTTGGAGGAACGTGGCGTTGACCTTGGCATGAGCGGTCAGAGTGCCATTTTGACCTTCAAAAGCGATGGCATGATCACCTCTACGCCGCCTAATGCCGACCCGACCTCAAATTTCAAGAATGTACCCTTCAACGGCGTCATCTTTCTTAGCAACACGTTGGGCGATGCGCGAGCCCGTAGCCTGCGCGCGCGTGCGCTGACGCTGTTTGGCCTGACCGGACGGGTCACGATGTGGAAAAACGCAGCGCGCGGCGCAAGCCAAGGCGTCTGGGTCAGCGGCAGTCGTGAAGCCACGTCGTAG
- a CDS encoding protein kinase produces the protein MKECPKCKFCFEDEVSVCPHDGATLAQSLRGSVLIDNKYRLEKCLGRGGMGAVYRAKHIHLGRTVAVKTLLHEYATSDATAVSRFQREARAASAIEHPNVVRALDFGITSDGTRYIVMEYVEGRPLNEIIFREAPMAPTRVLKIFKQALAGIAAAHDLKLVHRDLKPANIMVSERSAGANLEDLGLILTDDIANPTDEPEMTVKVLDFGLAKILNDEILGDDNTDLKTGIMGTPFYMSPEQCSAKPVDARSDIYSLGVILYQMLTKDVPFRGDSFAAIVSGHLTQPPPSIRARNPDVSPELEAVVMRALAKNPAHRQSSVRELLAELEAAILKKPSGDAAALLQTTPTLFITSTPGNCNVEVDGEFRGKTNAQGKLELRLPPGEYRLRFTAPGWNDQARTVVMGQEDQSLDVRLTHKTAVPVAAGVSTPLRPATGSFSPATTALPATGGLRPATGRFPTPPPAPPPEVGPRVAANTGFNITLDILLTTVGVLAGVAALTLLPAAPLAPKQDQALWTIAASLLFDSPWWFVATGILSTLVLPTCLLLADYVYPYRPVPVLVTIFNITRIGFLVVMVGGTVVAALGALLNHWEWPSTGWLSLRFVSIFALGALYSRIAARRRAVVV, from the coding sequence ATGAAAGAATGTCCCAAGTGCAAATTCTGCTTTGAGGATGAGGTTTCGGTTTGTCCTCATGACGGCGCTACGCTGGCCCAATCGCTGCGCGGCAGTGTTTTGATTGATAACAAGTACCGACTTGAAAAATGTCTTGGGCGGGGCGGCATGGGAGCCGTTTATCGCGCCAAACACATTCACCTAGGGCGGACGGTGGCGGTCAAGACTTTGCTTCATGAGTACGCTACGTCTGACGCCACGGCGGTGAGTCGTTTCCAACGCGAAGCGCGTGCAGCGAGCGCCATTGAACATCCCAACGTTGTTCGGGCGCTGGACTTTGGGATCACGTCGGACGGCACGCGCTACATTGTGATGGAATATGTCGAAGGGCGGCCACTGAACGAGATCATCTTTCGGGAAGCCCCAATGGCCCCGACGCGCGTACTCAAAATTTTCAAACAGGCGCTGGCCGGCATTGCCGCCGCGCATGATTTGAAACTCGTTCACCGTGATCTCAAACCGGCGAACATCATGGTGTCCGAGCGGAGCGCAGGCGCAAACTTGGAGGATTTGGGCCTCATACTGACTGACGACATAGCCAACCCGACCGATGAGCCGGAGATGACGGTCAAGGTGCTCGACTTCGGGTTGGCGAAAATCCTCAACGATGAGATTTTGGGCGACGACAACACCGACCTGAAAACGGGCATCATGGGAACGCCCTTCTACATGTCGCCCGAACAGTGCTCCGCCAAGCCGGTGGATGCGCGCTCGGACATCTACAGCTTGGGCGTCATTCTCTACCAGATGCTTACCAAGGACGTACCGTTTCGCGGCGATTCTTTCGCGGCGATTGTCTCCGGACATCTAACACAGCCGCCGCCGAGCATTCGGGCGCGCAATCCTGACGTGTCGCCGGAGCTAGAAGCGGTCGTCATGCGCGCGCTGGCGAAGAATCCGGCCCACCGGCAATCCAGCGTCCGCGAGCTTCTGGCCGAGTTAGAAGCCGCCATTCTGAAAAAGCCGTCGGGGGACGCCGCCGCCCTGCTGCAGACGACGCCGACGTTGTTTATTACGAGCACGCCGGGCAACTGCAACGTTGAGGTGGATGGGGAGTTTCGCGGCAAAACCAATGCGCAGGGGAAGCTTGAGCTGCGCCTCCCGCCCGGCGAGTACCGCCTGCGCTTTACGGCTCCTGGCTGGAACGATCAAGCCCGCACGGTGGTTATGGGTCAGGAGGACCAGAGTTTGGATGTCAGACTGACGCACAAAACGGCTGTGCCGGTAGCGGCTGGGGTTTCAACACCGCTGCGTCCAGCGACGGGCAGTTTCTCGCCGGCAACCACCGCGCTTCCAGCCACCGGCGGCTTGCGTCCGGCGACAGGGCGTTTTCCGACGCCGCCGCCAGCGCCGCCGCCGGAAGTAGGACCGCGCGTCGCCGCCAATACTGGTTTCAACATCACGCTTGACATCCTACTAACAACAGTGGGCGTTCTAGCGGGTGTTGCCGCCCTGACGCTTTTACCAGCCGCCCCCCTCGCTCCCAAACAGGACCAGGCTCTGTGGACAATTGCGGCGAGTCTCCTCTTTGACAGTCCTTGGTGGTTCGTAGCCACAGGGATTCTTTCGACACTAGTCCTGCCCACCTGTCTGCTCTTGGCCGACTATGTCTATCCCTACCGGCCGGTACCGGTGCTGGTCACGATCTTCAATATTACCCGCATCGGATTTTTGGTTGTGATGGTCGGCGGGACCGTCGTCGCCGCGCTTGGCGCTTTGCTGAACCACTGGGAATGGCCTTCGACAGGTTGGCTCAGCCTCCGCTTTGTTTCGATTTTTGCTCTTGGAGCGCTTTACAGCCGCATTGCGGCGCGGCGGCGGGCGGTGGTGGTCTAG
- a CDS encoding GGDEF domain-containing protein, whose amino-acid sequence MTQLEGHRAWDYADAVNSLNQTQKLQANPLARPRQARPALVHMRGDQLGSSFRLERPVTRIGRGSDAELRLENDDEASRLHAKIERHETPTGHCQYWLTDLRSTNGTQLNGIPLTPGEPVLLQDGDKFSIGRHILKFTFLDDIDEEFHRRITELITHDDLTGLLNRKSFILEMEREMARSNRYGHPFGLLMMDIDYFKRVNDTYGHLIGSQVLREVAMVIRQTLRDSDIAGRYGGEEYIALLPETDRVRAHEAAERIRAAIERMPFTASLHNPQLKLHLTISIGIASYPADGARATDLIERADEAMYEAKRRGRNMVQVTGQSAANRSTPPSIRPAEPPSVGCAEPIPEHLTVEQPKPIEPEISS is encoded by the coding sequence ATGACACAGCTTGAAGGACATCGAGCTTGGGACTATGCTGACGCCGTGAACAGTCTCAACCAGACGCAGAAATTGCAAGCCAACCCGCTTGCGCGGCCGCGGCAGGCGCGCCCGGCGCTTGTTCACATGCGCGGCGACCAGCTTGGCAGCTCCTTTCGTCTTGAACGTCCCGTGACGCGCATCGGCCGCGGCTCGGATGCCGAACTGCGCCTTGAAAACGACGATGAAGCGTCACGATTGCACGCCAAAATTGAGCGCCATGAAACCCCGACCGGCCACTGCCAATACTGGCTGACCGACCTGCGCAGCACCAACGGAACCCAACTCAACGGCATTCCGCTGACGCCGGGTGAACCCGTTCTCCTGCAGGACGGCGACAAATTTTCCATCGGCCGCCACATCCTCAAGTTTACGTTTCTGGATGACATTGACGAAGAGTTCCACCGCCGAATTACGGAACTGATCACTCACGACGATCTGACAGGCCTGCTCAACCGCAAAAGCTTCATTCTGGAAATGGAGCGTGAGATGGCGCGTTCCAACCGGTATGGGCATCCCTTCGGCCTGCTCATGATGGACATTGACTACTTCAAGCGAGTCAACGACACCTACGGTCACCTGATCGGCAGTCAAGTGCTGCGCGAAGTGGCGATGGTTATTCGCCAAACGCTACGCGACTCTGACATCGCCGGGCGGTACGGTGGAGAAGAGTACATTGCGCTTCTACCGGAAACCGACCGTGTGCGCGCTCATGAAGCCGCCGAACGCATCCGGGCGGCGATTGAAAGGATGCCCTTCACGGCCTCCCTGCACAACCCACAGCTTAAGCTACACCTTACCATCAGCATCGGCATCGCCAGCTACCCCGCCGACGGCGCGCGCGCCACCGATCTAATTGAGCGCGCCGATGAAGCAATGTATGAGGCCAAGCGGCGCGGCCGTAACATGGTTCAAGTCACCGGGCAATCGGCGGCTAACCGCAGCACGCCTCCCTCCATTCGACCCGCAGAGCCGCCGTCAGTGGGCTGTGCCGAGCCAATACCGGAGCATCTCACCGTAGAGCAACCGAAGCCGATCGAACCAGAAATCTCAAGCTGA
- a CDS encoding insulinase family protein, whose translation MPIEQDFHRIVLPNGCVALLAEQTSLPVVAMYAVVGYGSRYEPDAQAGLASLIGDLLDEGTATRTAQDIALAIEATGARLNTFGGYARSGLSLTALRDDFPQLLTVAADLLRHSQFPEERFTQCQARRLAQLRSRADDAQTVASDAFDELVYPGHPARRPIVGYEATVAALTVDDARAAYARYFVPNNLMVAVVGDLPIPTMERCIREVFEDWSPAADFALPPVPAVARQTEPQERVIPRPDKEQIHILLGHLGITRTHPDYYALRVMDVILGDSPGMTARIPRILRDDLGLAYTTYANITSTAGIDPGRFVAYIGTSPENQSKAVAAIRDELERIQQEPVSPEELAAAKAYLTGSFVFNFETNAQRALFLIETEVHQLGADYARRYPDLIESVTVEDVLRVSRTHLNPQALTTVVSGPVAATTA comes from the coding sequence ATGCCGATTGAGCAAGATTTTCACCGGATCGTCCTCCCGAACGGATGCGTAGCGCTTCTTGCCGAACAAACCAGTCTGCCGGTTGTCGCCATGTACGCCGTCGTCGGCTATGGCTCGCGCTATGAGCCGGATGCGCAGGCTGGACTAGCTTCTCTTATCGGCGACTTGCTAGATGAAGGCACCGCGACCCGGACGGCGCAAGACATCGCTCTTGCCATCGAAGCGACGGGCGCGCGTCTGAACACCTTTGGCGGCTATGCGCGCAGCGGGTTGAGCCTCACCGCCCTGCGGGATGACTTTCCACAGTTGCTCACCGTCGCCGCCGACCTTCTCCGCCACAGCCAATTTCCTGAAGAGCGTTTTACGCAATGTCAGGCGCGGCGACTGGCGCAACTTCGGTCGCGCGCCGACGACGCGCAAACCGTAGCCTCAGACGCTTTTGATGAGTTGGTTTACCCGGGCCATCCGGCGCGGCGGCCGATTGTCGGTTATGAAGCCACGGTCGCCGCTCTCACGGTGGATGACGCGCGTGCGGCCTACGCCCGTTACTTTGTGCCGAACAATCTAATGGTCGCCGTAGTCGGCGATCTACCGATTCCAACCATGGAGCGGTGCATTCGGGAAGTTTTTGAGGATTGGTCGCCGGCCGCCGATTTCGCCCTGCCGCCGGTTCCCGCCGTTGCGCGTCAAACCGAGCCGCAGGAACGGGTCATCCCGCGCCCGGACAAGGAACAAATTCACATTCTGCTGGGGCATCTGGGGATTACGCGGACGCATCCCGACTACTACGCGCTGCGTGTTATGGATGTCATTCTGGGGGACAGTCCCGGCATGACGGCGCGCATTCCGCGCATACTGCGCGACGATTTGGGGTTGGCCTACACGACCTACGCCAACATCACGTCCACGGCCGGGATTGATCCGGGGCGTTTTGTCGCGTACATCGGCACGTCGCCGGAAAACCAGTCCAAAGCCGTCGCGGCGATTCGGGACGAGCTTGAGCGCATTCAGCAGGAGCCGGTGTCGCCGGAGGAACTGGCCGCCGCCAAGGCGTATCTGACCGGCAGTTTTGTCTTCAATTTTGAAACCAACGCCCAGCGCGCATTGTTTTTGATTGAGACTGAAGTTCACCAACTGGGGGCGGATTATGCGCGGCGTTACCCGGACTTGATTGAATCGGTAACGGTTGAGGACGTACTCCGGGTCAGTCGGACGCATTTGAATCCGCAGGCGCTGACGACGGTTGTTTCGGGACCGGTCGCCGCGACCACCGCGTGA
- a CDS encoding M28 family peptidase produces MRLRLIRQDGRLGGALVALALLTACKPAPNPAVSPATAPVQPSATAAPRETTTPFDADRAFKHVEKQVSYGPRPAGSAALGKLRAWLVEELKSYGLKVTTQPFTATTPSKQFPTIRMENVIAELPGKSQDILLIASHYDTKYMEHETFVGANDAGSSTAVVLELARVLAAMSPEERGFAHTVQFVFFDGEEAVVEWIGDDNTYGSRHFVEQLQATGQTKRIKAMILLDMVGDADLAIPKEYQSSAWLANILHETAHELGYGAHFPKTTHAIADDHLPFLKAGIPAVDLIDFTYGKDEVNFGPGGPDNAYWHTARDTVDKLSPRSLKIVGDTVLRALPKIAKAAR; encoded by the coding sequence ATGCGATTACGGCTTATCCGCCAAGATGGGCGACTTGGCGGCGCACTGGTCGCTCTCGCGCTGCTGACGGCGTGCAAGCCGGCGCCGAATCCGGCCGTGAGTCCGGCGACCGCTCCCGTCCAGCCGTCCGCGACCGCCGCGCCGCGCGAGACGACGACGCCGTTTGACGCCGACCGCGCCTTCAAGCATGTCGAAAAGCAGGTGTCGTACGGCCCGCGCCCGGCCGGCTCCGCCGCCTTGGGCAAGCTGCGGGCATGGCTGGTTGAGGAATTGAAAAGCTACGGGCTAAAGGTGACGACCCAGCCGTTTACGGCCACGACGCCGTCGAAGCAATTCCCGACCATTCGCATGGAAAACGTCATTGCCGAGTTGCCGGGCAAGAGTCAGGACATTTTGCTCATCGCCAGCCACTACGACACGAAGTACATGGAGCACGAAACGTTTGTCGGGGCCAACGACGCCGGATCAAGTACGGCGGTGGTGCTGGAACTTGCCCGCGTCCTGGCGGCGATGTCGCCGGAGGAACGCGGCTTCGCCCATACGGTGCAGTTTGTGTTTTTCGACGGCGAGGAGGCGGTCGTCGAGTGGATTGGCGATGATAACACCTACGGCTCACGACATTTCGTTGAGCAGCTTCAGGCGACCGGGCAAACCAAACGCATCAAGGCGATGATTTTGCTTGATATGGTCGGCGACGCCGATCTGGCGATTCCGAAGGAGTATCAGTCGTCGGCATGGCTGGCGAACATCCTGCATGAGACGGCGCATGAACTGGGCTACGGCGCGCATTTTCCCAAGACGACGCACGCCATTGCCGACGATCACCTACCATTTCTCAAGGCCGGGATTCCGGCCGTGGACTTGATTGACTTCACCTACGGCAAGGACGAGGTCAACTTTGGACCCGGCGGCCCCGACAACGCCTACTGGCATACGGCGCGGGATACGGTGGACAAGCTCAGTCCGCGTAGTCTGAAAATTGTTGGGGATACGGTTCTGCGCGCGCTTCCGAAGATTGCGAAGGCGGCGCGGTGA